A single region of the Brachypodium distachyon strain Bd21 chromosome 3, Brachypodium_distachyon_v3.0, whole genome shotgun sequence genome encodes:
- the LOC100832360 gene encoding uncharacterized protein LOC100832360 codes for MEGMWKKAKKALGVGLCAHLPAVAGDREDGASERRASDAFSQDYVALAAAHTSAPNTPVQAEAGALRRCKSGAKSSKKTCAICFDSMKPGHGQALFTAECSHMFHFHCISSSVKHGNYVCPVCRAKWKEIPFNRSLSSIIPCGRSGLNVNQARLPQQDAYMALLRQVPNRQRETAALHTCEPVEFNDDEPLQQMEAPHSCDVRSSRTVEMKAYPEFSAIPQSSSPDDFAVLIHLKAPCGNPEKVTSRMVNATSVGYPTSRAPVDLVTVLDVSGSMAGTKLALLKRAMGFVIQHLGPSDRLSVIAFSSTARRLFHLRRMSHSGRQQALQAVNSLGAGGGTNIADALKKAAKVIEDRSYKNSVCSIILLSDGQDTYNISSNVRGTRPDYRSLVPSSILNHTVGIVPVHGFGFGADHDSDALHTIAEASGGTFSFIEDEGVIQDAFAQCIGGLLSVVVQDMRLTVECAHTGVKLRSIKSGSYLSKVAGDGRNGSIDVGHLYADEERDFLLSMSFPQSREQITLLKVALSYRDPVTNEGIKVQGDEVKILRPKSPTSEPVCMEVDRERNRVRAADSIEAARAAAERGVLSDAVAILEECRRILSESYSSKNGDRLCMALDAELREMQERMANRQRYEASGRAYLLSGLSSHSWQRATTRGDSTGSSTIVYSYQTPSMVQMLQRSQNHCPSPQAPRPQIIVPTRSFMQKPQPR; via the exons ATGGAGGGGATGTGGAAAAAGGCCAAGAAAGCGTTGGGCGTCGGCCTCTGCGCGCACCttcccgccgtcgccggtgaCCGGGAGGATGGCGCCAGTGAGCGGCGCGCATCTGATGCGTTCTCTCAGGACTACgtggcgttggcggcggcgcacacGTCGGCGCCCAACACCCCGGTGCAGGCGGAGGCCGGCGCGCTCCGGAGATGCAAGTCGGGGGCCAAGTCATCCAAG AAAACTTGCGCGATATGCTTCGATTCCATGAAGCCAGGTCATGGACAAGCCCTCTTCACTGCTGAATGTTCTCACATGTTCCATTTTCACTGCATCTCCTCCAGTGTAAAGCATGGAAATTATGTATGCCCAGTTTGTCGTGCCAAGTGGAAGGAGATCCCGTTTAATCGCTCGCTATCTTCTATCATTCCTTGTGGAAGAAGTGGGTTGAACGTGAACCAAGCTCGATTGCCCCAACAAGATGCCTACATGGCTCTTCTCCGCCAGGTTCCAAACCGCCAGCGGGAAACTGCTGCGTTGCATACTTGTGAGCCAGTAGAGTTCAACGATGATGAACCTTTGCAGCAGATGGAGGCTCCTCACAGTTGTGATGTTAGATCTAGTAGAACTGTGGAAATGAAGGCATATCCGGAGTTCTCAGCCATTCCACAGTCATCATCTCCAGATGATTTTGCTGTTCTGATCCATCTGAAGGCCCCATGTGGTAACCCAGAGAAGGTCACAAGCAGAATGGTTAATGCAACCTCAGTTGGGTACCCTACATCTCGTGCTCCTGTTGATCTTGTTACCGTGCTTGATGTTAGCGGCAGTATGGCAGGAACCAAATTGGCACTATTGAAGCGAGCCATGGGTTTTGTTATTCAACATCTTGGTCCATCTGACCGCCTTTCAGTCATTGCTTTCTCTTCTACTGCCAGAAGGTTGTTCCATCTCCGGCGGATGTCACACTCAGGGCGGCAGCAGGCCTTGCAGGCTGTCAACTCGcttggtgctggtggtggcaCGAACATTGCTGATGCCCTTAAGAAAGCTGCTAAGGTCATCGAGGATCGCAGTTATAAGAATTCAGTATGCAGCATTATTCTGTTGTCAGATGGTcaagatacatataatatttcctCAAACGTTAGAGGAACTCGGCCTGATTATAGGTCACTTGTTCCTTCTTCCATTCTAAACCACACGGTAGGCATAGTGCCTGTCCATGGGTTCGGGTTTGGAGCAGACCATGATTCAGATGCTTTGCACACAATTGCCGAGGCTTCTGGTGGAACATTTTCCTTTATTGAGGATGAAGGTGTGATTCAGGATGCGTTTGCTCAGTGTATTGGTGGACTTCTTAGTGTTGTTGTTCAGGATATGCGGTTAACTGTGGAGTGTGCGCATACTGGTGTTAAGCTTCGTTCCATCAAATCTGGTAGTTACTTGAGTAAGGTGGCTGGAGATGGGCGAAATGGGTCAATTGATGTTGGACATCTTTATGCTGATGAGGAGAGGGACTTCTTGCTTTCCATGAGCTTCCCACAGTCCCGAGAACAGATCACACTTTTGAAGGTTGCATTGTCCTATAGAGATCCGGTGACAAATGAAGGTATCAAGGTCCAAGGCGACGAGGTGAAGATCCTGAGGCCAAAATCACCCACATCTGAACCTGTTTGCATGGAGGTTGATCGTGAGAGGAACCGAGTCCGTGCCGCCGATTCTATTGAGGCTGCTAGGGCTGCTGCTGAGAGAGGTGTCCTTTCTGATGCAGTGGCTATTCTTGAGGAGTGCCGAAGGATATTGTCGGAGTCCTATTCAAGCAAGAATGGGGACCGTTTATGCATGGCCCTTGATGCAGAGCTGAGGGAGATGCAGGAGAGGATGGCTAACCGGCAACGTTACGAGGCTTCAGGGAGGGCATATCTGCTGTCTGGACTGAGCTCGCATTCTTGGCAGAGAGCCACAACACGAGGTGACTCCACAGGCAGCAGTACAATTGTGTACTCATATCAAACACCATCTATGGTTCAGATGCTGCAACGCTCACAGAACCACTGCCCTTCACCTCAGGCCCCAAGGCCGCAGATCATCGTACCAACCAGATCATTCATGCAGAAACCCCAGCCAAGGTAG